The sequence GTCTGGGCGACGACGCTGGCCACCCAGGAGTTCGGCTTCGCCGGGATCCTCTTCACCGCCGTGATCGTCGGGCTCGCCGCCGGACTCGTCAACGGAGTGCTCATCGCGTACGGCGGCATGGTGCCGTTCATCGCGACCCTGGCCATGCTCGCCTCGGCCCGCGGGCTCGCGCTCCAGATCACCGACGGCAAGACACAGATCGTCACCGTCCCCTCGGTCCTGGACCTCGGTCTGCCCGACTCCTACATCCTCGGGATACCGCCCCTGGTCCTGATGTTCGCCGCGGTCACCCTCGTCGGCTGGCTGGTCCTGAACCGGACCACGTTCGGACGCCGTACGGTCGCGGTCGGCGGCAACGCGGAGGCGGCCCGGCTCGCCGGAATCGACGTACGCCGCCAGCGCCTCTACCTCTATCTGGTCTCCGGGCTGTGCTGCGGCATCGCCGCCTTCATGCTGATCATCCTGGCCGGTTCCGGGCAGAACACCAACGGAAACCTCTACGAACTCGACGCCATCGCCGCGGCGATCATCGGCGGCACTCTCCTCACCGGCGGCCGGGGCACCATCATCGGTTCCGTACTCGGCGTCCTCGTCTTCACCACGATCACCAACATCTTCGCGCTCAACAACCTCCAGAGCGACGTCCAGCAGATCGCCAAGGGCGCGATCATCGTCGCCGCCGTCCTCATCCAGCGCCGCACCCTGCGCCACGGCGAGACCTGAGCCGAACACCGTTTCCCACGGCGGCGCCCACCGCCGCACCGCACCGCACCACCCCGCTTCCCCCTGCTGTTCCGTATGCCACGCACCGGATGAAGGGTTTGACAGCCATGCCAGAAACCAGTCGCAGAGGACTGCTGTTCGGCACCGCGGCCGTATCCGCGGGAGCTCTCCTCACCGCCTGCACCAGCAATGAACCGAAGAAGAGCGAAACCGTCGCGACCAACCAGCCGGCCGCCGACGACAAGCCGGGCAAGCCCGTCACCATCGGCTACGC is a genomic window of Streptomyces sp. NBC_01237 containing:
- a CDS encoding ABC transporter permease — encoded protein: MTQPAPSAQHKGTDRGAATGPSATPPSKAGGGPRGLGLRLDVRNLSLLGVLVVLVAVGGFTEPDAFLDTGNLQLILTQASVIGVVTVGMTFVITSGGIDLSVGAMVALASVWATTLATQEFGFAGILFTAVIVGLAAGLVNGVLIAYGGMVPFIATLAMLASARGLALQITDGKTQIVTVPSVLDLGLPDSYILGIPPLVLMFAAVTLVGWLVLNRTTFGRRTVAVGGNAEAARLAGIDVRRQRLYLYLVSGLCCGIAAFMLIILAGSGQNTNGNLYELDAIAAAIIGGTLLTGGRGTIIGSVLGVLVFTTITNIFALNNLQSDVQQIAKGAIIVAAVLIQRRTLRHGET